From the Fusobacterium periodonticum ATCC 33693 genome, one window contains:
- a CDS encoding autotransporter-associated N-terminal domain-containing protein, producing MGNNSLNNTQKNLRSIAKKYKSVKYSIGLAILFLMMGLSAFSQDVMTTEEIASSKENLRASVGTLQNKINEARKENEKTLKGLKLELVQLMEQGNQVVKSPWASWQFGANYMYNDWNGTYKGRGDKKEKYPFEGVFERDANEFNRYVAPNSSAYSSLPTSTNPKSAASNLRKGLSNYGLASNTTQPEPIVSLELSAGITPRVINKKSPDTSPAAPEVTLPAFEPKLITPPVPPERPESPTIAIPTLSVTVVSNGNGAANVIDGNGNNSTIEMVAVTAGDFKVKRGTGDDWEYSYTGYSGVNAFPIAVPTPGNPNLGEATTTNPAYSAVPANGTWTNWSRATTTKSGGKGFQSVVGNGSKGTAFLSNGTFLYTRESEGGSNLGEFAHLDVHGADTIANQRAGFVTATNGLANATTILDAYDDVASIAGAGSQGTFTSTNMHTWFNSGKIVLEGGDVSVTNTYTHNGSGTAWKQAAINTGEIIFQPYKAVAGQEYKKFTAGFVVSNDRSSANHNVMYNGLTGKIKSYTLSGVGYVFDANDLKPLTAVNRGEMQFYGEGSAGIYIKRKANTNLQFVTKDFAFNAGTNEVTAGSFKPIEIFGDKSIGFYQFATGGTAEGNFAVNIGAEADNVGDEGKGNQNFSTATTSNLTAGANITDLNINPTNGANDNIQGSFGILSNDKIDLTTHQIKIFDKTEGNVGVYPNANVALNIGGGSIELNGGTGTTSKNNIGIYINAKGSVKSTGDIKVNGGAGNLAIYAVGGTIPAGVINHVEVKEVKGTNTKNSILIYGSNGAKVKLSDGTGLPTGVTYGLNINGATVEADASAANKKDTGAAFSTGAGTVITIDRLTKETTPNISITGTKLTDADRYAGFGLMAKDGGVINAKNNYVKVTDGSTAVASVGSSANIDMTGGTVEYKGNGYALYAANGGTINMTNTKLILDGSAIGYEKVYGSPLPITTTGMAIHIKSKDVTVLSLKNATAPLDVTTLSTTLNTWAGLSSTPTYDTGAENYKMAAIDGLTAYNIDQDINKKDVAAGTADANSNMYVRNLLVQRAKVNLKASKNVTAYLDTANLNSLDTSTVVGLDMNSSANAVGRSDTQINLEAGSSVNADRTDAGSGAVGLFINYGEAKIDNGAKINVEKSGLNDANAKAVGVYAVNGSTVDNKGEINVGGEGSIGILGISYRKDSNGVLKRDEFGAKPNAGDVGVVNDGKIELDGKKAVGIYIENNDSNVSTAHTIEATNDANGTINMSGEEAIAMAAKLGNLVNKGTINITADKGTGMFVETDGVRPATMTNDSTGTISIGDSTSESVLRTGMFTKNQNVKITNKGKINAGKNSYAIYGKDVQLTSGSELNVGDNGVGIFSTSTTPATHNIDIQAGSKINLGKNEAVGVFLGTDAATGVQATGVSINDAGSIMNIGDNSYGYVLKGVGTTFTNSNTGSVTLGTKSVYLYSDDTTGSITNNVALTSNGSAPGTVIASATGGQNYGLYSAGTVVNNGNIDFSKGIGNVGIYSIKGGTATNNATITVGDSNAQGSLYSLGMAAGYAKIDSGNIINNGTINVVGKDAIGMYASGANSTVRNSAGSTINLSGDGSMGMYLDNGAKGVNDGTITTVGSPKEAVGIVVRNGAEFENNGTININSAGGFAFFKANGGVIKNYGTFHISGGAAKEYVPGAKPTGKEIIVNGVKVLDINAPAGSPTATISANGEIQTPVVTNVSGNRNMLSSNVGLYIDTLRGTNPITGSLGVLGDAADLIIGSEASRVTTSKYIQVPQQIISPYNVTIAANPTIKNWNIYSGALTWISTATLDKSTGLINNIYLAKVPYTAFAGDEATPVDKKDTYNFLDGLEQRYGVEGLGTRENEIFQKLNSIGKNEEVLFYQATDEMMGHQYANVQQRIQATGDILNKEFDYLRSEWQTVSKDSNKIKTFGTRGEYNTDTAGVINYKNHAYGVAYVHEDETVKLGEGTGWYAGIVHNTFKFKDIGNSKEEQLQGKVGIFKSVPFDENNSLNWTISGDISAGYNKINRKFLVVDEIFNAKGRYRTYGIGIKNEIGKEFRLSESFSLRPYAALGLEYGRMTKIREKSGEMKLEVKSNDYFSIRPEIGAELGFKHYFDRKALKVGVSVAYENELGRVANGKNKARVADTTADWFNIRGEKEDRRGNVKSDLNIGIDNQRIGVTANVGYDTKGQNVRGGVGLRVIF from the coding sequence TAAATCTGCAGCTAGTAATTTAAGAAAAGGATTAAGTAATTATGGGTTAGCTAGTAATACAACTCAACCAGAACCTATAGTATCATTAGAATTAAGTGCTGGAATAACTCCAAGAGTGATAAATAAAAAATCACCTGACACTAGTCCAGCAGCACCAGAAGTTACATTACCAGCATTTGAACCTAAGTTGATAACACCACCTGTTCCACCTGAAAGACCAGAATCACCAACTATTGCAATACCAACTTTATCTGTTACAGTTGTATCAAATGGAAATGGAGCAGCTAACGTAATTGATGGTAATGGAAATAACTCAACAATTGAAATGGTTGCAGTAACAGCTGGAGATTTTAAAGTAAAAAGAGGTACAGGTGATGATTGGGAATATAGCTATACAGGATATAGTGGAGTTAATGCATTTCCTATAGCTGTTCCAACACCAGGAAATCCAAATCTAGGTGAGGCAACAACAACTAATCCGGCATACTCAGCAGTTCCAGCTAATGGAACTTGGACAAATTGGTCTAGAGCAACTACTACTAAAAGTGGAGGAAAAGGATTCCAATCAGTTGTTGGAAATGGAAGTAAAGGAACAGCATTCTTAAGTAATGGAACTTTTTTATATACAAGAGAATCTGAAGGTGGGTCAAATTTAGGAGAATTCGCTCACTTAGATGTGCATGGAGCTGATACAATTGCAAATCAAAGAGCTGGTTTTGTTACAGCAACGAATGGTTTAGCAAATGCCACAACAATTCTTGATGCTTATGATGATGTAGCTTCTATAGCTGGTGCTGGAAGTCAAGGAACTTTTACATCAACTAATATGCATACTTGGTTTAATAGTGGGAAAATAGTTTTAGAAGGTGGAGATGTTTCTGTAACTAATACTTATACTCACAATGGTAGTGGAACAGCTTGGAAACAAGCAGCAATAAATACAGGTGAAATTATATTCCAACCATATAAAGCAGTAGCTGGGCAAGAATATAAAAAGTTCACAGCTGGTTTTGTTGTTTCTAATGACAGAAGCAGTGCCAATCACAATGTAATGTATAATGGACTTACAGGAAAGATAAAGAGTTATACACTTTCTGGAGTAGGATATGTTTTTGATGCAAATGACTTGAAACCATTGACTGCAGTCAATAGAGGAGAAATGCAATTTTATGGTGAAGGTTCAGCTGGTATTTACATAAAGAGAAAAGCAAATACTAATCTACAATTTGTAACTAAAGATTTTGCTTTTAATGCTGGAACAAATGAAGTAACTGCTGGTTCATTTAAACCAATAGAAATTTTTGGGGACAAGAGTATAGGATTCTATCAATTTGCTACTGGTGGAACAGCTGAAGGAAACTTTGCTGTTAATATAGGAGCTGAAGCAGATAATGTAGGGGATGAAGGAAAAGGAAATCAAAACTTTTCAACAGCAACAACTTCTAATTTAACGGCAGGAGCAAATATAACTGACCTAAATATTAACCCAACTAATGGAGCTAATGATAATATACAAGGTTCTTTTGGGATCTTATCAAATGATAAAATTGATTTAACAACTCACCAAATAAAAATATTTGATAAAACAGAAGGAAACGTTGGAGTGTATCCAAATGCTAATGTTGCTTTAAATATTGGTGGTGGAAGCATTGAATTAAATGGTGGAACTGGAACAACTTCTAAAAACAATATAGGTATCTATATAAATGCTAAAGGTTCAGTAAAATCAACAGGGGATATAAAAGTAAATGGAGGAGCTGGAAACTTAGCAATCTATGCTGTTGGTGGAACAATACCTGCAGGTGTAATAAACCATGTAGAAGTAAAAGAAGTAAAAGGAACTAATACTAAAAATTCTATTTTAATTTATGGAAGTAATGGAGCTAAAGTTAAACTTTCAGATGGAACTGGATTACCAACAGGAGTTACTTATGGATTAAATATAAATGGAGCAACTGTTGAAGCTGATGCTTCTGCAGCTAATAAAAAAGATACAGGAGCTGCTTTTTCTACAGGAGCTGGAACAGTTATAACAATTGATAGACTTACTAAAGAAACTACTCCTAATATTAGTATAACAGGAACTAAATTGACAGATGCTGATAGATATGCTGGATTTGGATTGATGGCTAAAGATGGTGGAGTAATTAATGCTAAAAATAACTATGTAAAAGTAACTGATGGTTCAACAGCTGTTGCTTCAGTTGGTTCAAGTGCAAATATTGATATGACTGGAGGTACTGTAGAGTATAAAGGTAATGGATATGCACTATATGCAGCTAATGGTGGAACAATAAATATGACAAATACTAAATTGATCTTAGATGGAAGTGCAATAGGGTATGAAAAAGTTTATGGTTCTCCTTTACCAATAACAACAACTGGTATGGCTATCCATATAAAATCTAAAGATGTAACTGTGTTAAGTCTAAAAAATGCAACAGCACCACTAGATGTAACAACTTTATCTACTACTTTAAATACTTGGGCTGGGCTATCATCAACTCCAACTTATGATACTGGTGCAGAAAACTATAAAATGGCAGCAATAGATGGTTTAACTGCATATAATATAGACCAAGATATAAATAAAAAAGATGTTGCAGCAGGAACAGCAGATGCAAATTCAAATATGTATGTAAGAAATTTATTAGTTCAAAGAGCTAAAGTAAATTTAAAAGCTTCTAAAAATGTAACAGCTTATTTAGATACTGCTAATCTAAATTCTTTAGACACTAGTACTGTAGTTGGATTAGACATGAACTCAAGTGCTAATGCAGTTGGTAGAAGTGATACTCAAATAAATTTAGAAGCTGGTTCAAGTGTTAATGCAGATAGAACAGATGCTGGAAGCGGAGCAGTTGGTTTATTTATAAACTATGGAGAAGCTAAGATTGATAATGGAGCAAAAATAAATGTTGAAAAGTCAGGACTTAATGATGCAAATGCAAAAGCAGTTGGAGTATATGCAGTAAATGGTTCTACAGTAGACAACAAAGGTGAAATCAATGTTGGTGGAGAAGGTTCAATAGGAATTTTAGGAATCTCTTACAGAAAAGATAGTAATGGAGTTTTAAAAAGAGATGAATTTGGTGCTAAGCCAAATGCAGGAGATGTTGGTGTAGTAAATGATGGTAAAATAGAACTTGATGGTAAAAAAGCAGTTGGTATCTATATAGAAAACAATGATAGCAATGTTTCTACTGCTCATACAATAGAAGCAACTAATGATGCTAATGGTACTATAAATATGTCAGGTGAAGAAGCTATTGCTATGGCAGCAAAACTTGGAAATTTAGTAAATAAAGGTACAATTAATATTACAGCTGATAAAGGAACAGGAATGTTCGTAGAAACAGATGGAGTTAGACCAGCTACTATGACAAATGACTCTACTGGTACTATTTCAATAGGAGATTCTACAAGTGAAAGTGTTCTAAGAACAGGAATGTTTACTAAAAATCAAAATGTAAAAATAACAAACAAAGGTAAAATAAATGCTGGAAAGAATTCATATGCTATTTATGGAAAAGATGTACAATTAACATCTGGATCTGAATTAAATGTTGGAGATAATGGAGTAGGAATATTCTCAACATCAACAACTCCAGCAACACATAATATTGATATTCAAGCTGGATCTAAAATTAATTTAGGAAAAAATGAAGCAGTTGGAGTATTCTTAGGAACAGATGCAGCAACAGGAGTTCAAGCTACTGGAGTTAGCATAAATGATGCTGGAAGTATTATGAATATAGGAGATAATTCATATGGATATGTTCTAAAAGGAGTAGGAACTACTTTTACAAATTCAAATACTGGAAGTGTAACTTTAGGAACTAAATCTGTTTACTTATATTCAGATGATACTACTGGAAGTATAACAAATAATGTTGCTTTAACTTCAAATGGTTCAGCTCCAGGAACTGTAATTGCAAGTGCAACAGGTGGACAAAACTATGGATTATATTCAGCAGGAACTGTAGTAAATAATGGAAATATAGACTTCTCTAAAGGAATAGGAAATGTTGGTATTTATAGTATTAAAGGTGGAACAGCTACTAACAATGCTACAATAACTGTAGGAGATTCTAATGCACAAGGTTCTCTATATTCATTAGGTATGGCAGCAGGATATGCAAAAATTGATAGTGGAAATATTATAAATAATGGAACAATAAATGTTGTAGGAAAAGATGCTATAGGAATGTATGCATCAGGAGCAAATTCTACAGTAAGAAATAGTGCTGGTAGTACAATCAACTTATCTGGTGATGGTTCTATGGGTATGTACTTAGATAATGGAGCTAAGGGTGTCAATGATGGTACAATAACTACAGTAGGAAGTCCAAAAGAAGCAGTTGGAATAGTTGTAAGAAACGGTGCTGAGTTTGAAAATAATGGAACAATCAATATTAATTCAGCAGGTGGATTTGCATTCTTTAAAGCAAATGGTGGAGTTATAAAGAACTATGGAACTTTCCATATTAGTGGAGGAGCAGCTAAAGAATATGTTCCTGGTGCTAAACCAACAGGAAAAGAAATAATTGTAAATGGAGTAAAAGTATTAGATATAAATGCTCCAGCAGGTTCTCCAACAGCAACAATAAGTGCAAATGGAGAAATTCAAACTCCAGTTGTGACTAATGTATCTGGAAATAGAAATATGTTATCTTCAAATGTAGGATTATATATAGATACATTAAGAGGAACTAACCCAATTACAGGTTCTTTAGGTGTATTAGGAGATGCAGCAGATTTAATTATAGGTTCTGAAGCATCAAGAGTAACAACAAGTAAATATATCCAAGTTCCTCAACAAATAATTAGTCCATATAATGTGACTATAGCAGCTAATCCAACAATAAAAAATTGGAATATTTATTCAGGAGCATTAACTTGGATTTCAACAGCAACACTTGATAAGTCAACAGGTTTAATAAATAATATTTATTTAGCAAAAGTACCATATACAGCTTTTGCAGGGGATGAAGCAACACCAGTTGATAAGAAAGATACATATAATTTCTTAGATGGATTAGAACAAAGATATGGAGTTGAAGGATTAGGAACTAGAGAAAATGAAATATTCCAAAAATTAAACTCTATAGGTAAGAATGAAGAAGTTCTATTCTATCAAGCAACAGATGAAATGATGGGACACCAATATGCTAATGTTCAACAAAGAATACAAGCAACAGGAGACATCTTAAATAAAGAATTTGATTATTTAAGAAGTGAATGGCAAACTGTATCTAAGGATTCAAATAAGATTAAAACATTTGGAACTAGAGGAGAATACAATACAGATACTGCAGGTGTAATTAATTACAAAAACCATGCTTATGGTGTAGCTTATGTTCATGAAGATGAAACTGTAAAACTTGGAGAAGGAACAGGTTGGTATGCAGGTATAGTTCATAACACATTCAAATTTAAAGATATTGGAAATTCTAAAGAAGAACAATTACAAGGAAAAGTTGGAATCTTTAAATCAGTTCCATTTGATGAAAATAATAGTTTAAATTGGACAATATCTGGAGATATATCTGCAGGATATAACAAGATAAACAGAAAATTCTTAGTAGTAGACGAAATATTCAATGCTAAAGGAAGATATCGTACATATGGAATAGGAATTAAGAATGAAATAGGAAAAGAATTTAGACTAAGCGAATCATTCTCATTAAGACCATATGCAGCACTTGGATTAGAATATGGAAGAATGACTAAGATAAGAGAAAAGTCAGGAGAAATGAAATTAGAAGTTAAATCTAATGACTACTTCTCAATAAGACCAGAAATTGGTGCTGAATTAGGATTTAAACATTACTTTGACAGAAAAGCATTAAAAGTTGGAGTATCAGTAGCTTATGAAAATGAGTTAGGAAGAGTAGCTAATGGTAAAAACAAAGCTAGAGTAGCAGATACAACTGCTGACTGGTTTAATATCAGAGGTGAAAAAGAAGATAGAAGAGGAAATGTTAAATCAGACCTTAATATTGGTATAGATAACCAAAGAATTGGAGTAACAGCTAATGTAGGTTATGATACTAAAGGACAAAATGTTAGAGGTGGAGTAGGACTTAGAGTTATATTCTAA